One Microbacter margulisiae genomic window carries:
- a CDS encoding glycoside hydrolase family 140 protein, whose product MNSKNLALLLSLILLMNGFSILNAQNKKEKAASPWNNGRLRVSDNHRFLQYADGKPFFWLGETAWLLPSRSKREEVSYFMDETAKSGFNVVLVSVLHTIPAINSYGQLALPDGFNFKHIDKRGEYSYWQHVDFIVQQAKQYGIYVGIVCVWGTPVKEGQVTIEDARKYGRFLAERYKKYPNIIWIIGGDTYGNEKKEIWETLANTIKQYDPNHLMTFHPRGRTISSIWFDKDSWLDFNMFQSGHRRYGQQPEDSLIPPNTEEDNWRYVERSLQTQPLKPVLDGEPSYEDIPQGLHDTTQPRWKARDVRRYAYWSVFAGSCGHTYGNNSTMQMYHPGYMPAFGADRPWYETIHDPGCLEMQYVKDLIYSFPYFDRIPDQSVIAGKNGTQYYRDIATRGNDYILVYNYTNTPMDIDMTKISGDKKNAWWFNPHNGALEYIGEFNNGKHVFVHDGGSYPGNDHVLIITDARTSYIQQDQKYINK is encoded by the coding sequence ATGAATAGTAAAAATCTGGCATTATTACTGAGCCTTATTCTGTTAATGAATGGATTTTCAATACTTAATGCTCAAAACAAGAAAGAAAAAGCAGCTTCTCCATGGAACAACGGTAGATTAAGAGTAAGTGATAATCATCGTTTCTTACAGTATGCCGATGGAAAACCTTTTTTCTGGCTGGGGGAGACTGCATGGCTATTGCCAAGCAGGTCAAAGCGTGAGGAGGTAAGCTATTTTATGGATGAAACGGCTAAAAGCGGATTCAATGTTGTATTGGTTTCTGTACTACACACCATTCCGGCCATTAACAGTTACGGACAATTGGCATTACCCGATGGCTTCAACTTTAAACATATAGATAAAAGAGGCGAATACAGTTATTGGCAGCATGTAGATTTTATTGTACAACAGGCTAAACAATATGGCATTTACGTCGGTATTGTATGTGTCTGGGGGACGCCAGTGAAAGAGGGACAGGTAACCATCGAAGATGCCAGAAAATACGGACGTTTTCTCGCCGAACGATATAAGAAATATCCCAATATCATTTGGATAATAGGAGGTGACACGTATGGAAATGAGAAGAAAGAAATTTGGGAAACGCTGGCTAATACCATTAAACAGTACGATCCCAACCATTTAATGACTTTTCATCCACGCGGCAGAACCATATCTTCGATCTGGTTTGATAAAGATTCATGGCTGGACTTCAACATGTTTCAATCGGGTCATCGGCGTTACGGGCAACAACCGGAAGACAGTTTGATTCCTCCCAATACAGAAGAAGATAACTGGCGCTATGTAGAACGCAGCCTCCAAACGCAACCTTTGAAACCCGTCTTAGACGGAGAACCTTCCTACGAAGATATTCCACAAGGATTGCATGATACTACACAACCCCGGTGGAAAGCGCGTGACGTACGCCGGTATGCTTATTGGTCAGTCTTTGCAGGATCATGCGGGCATACCTATGGCAACAATTCGACCATGCAAATGTACCACCCTGGCTATATGCCGGCATTTGGCGCTGACCGGCCCTGGTATGAAACGATACATGACCCGGGATGTTTAGAAATGCAATATGTAAAGGATTTAATCTATTCATTTCCCTATTTTGACCGGATTCCCGATCAAAGCGTCATAGCCGGTAAAAATGGAACTCAGTATTACAGGGACATTGCCACCCGGGGCAACGATTACATTTTAGTCTATAACTATACCAATACACCCATGGATATTGACATGACGAAAATATCAGGTGATAAGAAGAATGCCTGGTGGTTTAATCCCCACAATGGTGCATTGGAGTATATAGGCGAATTTAATAATGGCAAACACGTTTTTGTCCATGATGGTGGTTCTTACCCGGGCAATGATCATGTGCTCATTATTACAGACGCCAGGACATCCTATATTCAGCAAGATCAAAAATATATCAACAAGTAA